A genomic region of Thermococcus sp. M39 contains the following coding sequences:
- a CDS encoding glycosyltransferase: PLDPDMFAKEILKMLESVRENRKIKKKIRQMVLDKYNWNKISQKYYSTFALLTKKTNGGFLYESRDSGGEY, encoded by the coding sequence GCCACTAGATCCTGATATGTTTGCAAAAGAAATATTAAAAATGCTAGAATCTGTTAGAGAAAACAGGAAAATAAAGAAAAAGATAAGGCAAATGGTTTTAGATAAGTATAATTGGAACAAGATTTCGCAAAAGTATTACAGTACCTTCGCTTTGCTGACCAAAAAAACAAATGGAGGTTTTTTGTATGAGAGTAGGGATAGTGGCGGGGAATATTGA